The proteins below are encoded in one region of Girardinichthys multiradiatus isolate DD_20200921_A chromosome 19, DD_fGirMul_XY1, whole genome shotgun sequence:
- the chp1 gene encoding calcineurin B homologous protein 1 — protein sequence MGSRASTLLREEEIEEIKKETGFSHSQITRLYSRFTSLDKGENGTLSREDFQRIPELAINPLGDRIINAFFPEGEDQVNFKGFMRTLAHFRPIEDNEKNKNPPANEPLNSRTNKLLFAFRLYDLDRDDKISRDELLQVLRMMVGVNISDDQLGSIADRTIQEADTNGDSCISFQEFMKVLEKVDVEQKMSIRFLH from the exons ATGGGGTCCAGAGCGTCCACGTTACTCAGGGAAGAAGAGATTGAAGAAATCAAGAAGGAAACGGGCT TCTCCCACAGCCAGATCACCCGTCTGTACAGCCGGTTCACCAGCCTGGATAAAGGGGAAAACGGAACCCTCAG TCGAGAAGATTTCCAAAGGATCCCTGAGTTGGCCATCAATCCTCTTGGAGACAGAATCATCAATGCTTTTTTTCCTGAAGG agAGGATCAGGTCAATTTTAAGGGCTTTATGCGGACCTTGGCTCACTTCAGACCTATTGAGGACAACGAGAAAAACAAGAACCCTCCTGCTAATGAGCCGCTCAACAGCAGAACCAACAAGCTGCTCT ttgCTTTCCGCCTGTATGACCTGGACAGAGATGACAAAATATCCCGGGATGAGCTGCTGCAG GTGCTCCGGATGATGGTTGGCGTAAACATTTCAGATGACCAACTTGGCAGCATTGCCGATAGGACCATCCAGGAGGCCGACACCAATGGAGATAGCTGTATTTCCTTCCAAGAATTTATGAAG